In the Pseudodesulfovibrio sp. S3 genome, CGTCCAACTCCTTGTCCGCCGAAGGGATGCCGGACTCGGCTTCTTCCCGGATCTTGGCCCGGCTCTCATCCACCTCAAGCAGCTTCTGGATGTTTTCAAGATTCTTGCGCACCACGATCAGCTCATCCTTGAAGGCCTGATCGCGCTGCTTGACTTCTTGCCTCAGGGCCGCGACCTCGGCCTCCAAAGCCTCAAGCCGTTGCGGGTCTGCGCCGGGTCCGTCGCAGGCACACAGAAAGAGCAGGGCCAAAACAAGGACCAAAAGAACGCTTTTTTTCATGACCGTCTCCTTCATATGGCGCGTGATACCACACAGACTTGCCGGATGACAATCCGAAGCGCCCCTTTTCCCGATCATGTCATAATACCATTCTCCATCTTGATTTTACCTCGATAGTCCGTACAATGAATTCATTCTGGACGACTCATACCCCTGACGCCAAAGAGAAAACCGGCTATGAAATTTATCTGCACCCTGACATTGACGCTCATCCTGGCAGCCACGGCCGTTCCGGCAATGGCTGCGGACTACGTAACAGCCCCGGCCCCGACGAGTTTTCGCGGACTGACCTGGGGGACACCCGTATCCGACATAACGGACCTCAGCCCGGTACAAAAACCAGGTTTCGAGGATACCTACTTTAGGCGGAACGAACCCATGACCCTCGGCAAGGCCGAAATCGTTTCCGTGGCCTACTATTTCCAAAAGGACAAACTCTTCCGTGTCGGCGTGGCCTTTGCCGGACGGGTCAACCAGTTTTTCCTCAAGGAAATGCTGATGCAAACATACGGACCGGGCAGGGGCGTGGGCTTCCGCTACGGTTGGATGTGGCCGCAATTCTCCATCGAAATCAATTATGATAACGACAAGAACACCGGCAGCCTCTATTACACGTATGAGGGTACCCTGGAATAGCCCTCCAGAGCCGACGGAATCCACATGAGCACGGAATCACCCCCATCCCGCAACCTCAAGACCCGCTACAAGGCGTTCTACATCCTGAGCGTCCTGTGCCTGGCCGCTTTGTTCTGCATCAACTTCGGGGTCATCTACACGCTGGTGCTGACCCCGCCGGAGGACCCTGCAAAGCTGATGCGGCTGGTGTACCTGTGCATGGTGGCCGGGTTCTTCATCCTCGCGACCCAGGCCCTGCTGATCCTCAAACACGTCATCGCCACCCTGGATCGGGATGCGGCAACCGCTGACGAGGTGTGCGGAAAACTGGAACAGCTCACGGTCATCGACACCCTGACCAAGGCCTACAACCGGGGTAAATTCGAAGAGGTGACGGCCAGGGAACTGGGCAATGTTCGCCGCTATGCACACGACCTCTCGGGCATCATCTTCGACGTGGACGATTTCAAGGCCATCAACGAAACCCACGGGTACTGCACCGGCGACAGACTGCTGGCCAACCTGGCGCATTTCATCGACAGCAAGCTCAGAAACAACGACTACATGTTCCGCTGGAGGGGCGGAAAATTCATCATCCTGGCCCCGCACACGGAATTGGACCAGGCCGCCCTTGTGGCCGAAAAACTCCGGGAGCTCGTTGCCCACAAGATTTTCGGCGGCAAGATCAAGATGTCCATCTCCCTGGGAGTCGTCCAGGCCACCCGGGACGACACCACGGACACCCTCATGCACCGCCTCCAGACAGCCCTTGCCGGGGCCAAGAATTCCGGCAAAAACCGGGTGGTGGTTGACAAAGAATCCCTGCCCTGACCGGACTTCCGCAATTCCGAAACCTGGGCTGATTCCCCATCTCCGTGCAGCAAAGCTGCCTTTTCCGAATGATTTTCTTTTTTTCTGTTATAGGCTATACACAGGCTGGAAAGTCATTGCAAAACGGAGCAGGATGCCCACGGAACATGAGCCAGATCAAATCCACCAACTATTTGCGATACGCCCCTGTTCGCGTGTTACTGCCCTCCCTCACCATGCTCCTGCTCTTTGCCGGATCCATTTTCCTATACCTCATGCCTTCCCTCGAAAAGGCCTTCATGGACGCCAAGAAAGAAACCGTCCGCGAGGTGGCCAATTCCGTCATCAGCTCCCTTGAACATCTGAACGGTCTGGCGGAACAGGGAGAAATCACCCGCGAGTACGCTCAGGACTTCGGGATAAAAATCGTCCAGAATCTTCGCTTCGGCCCGGAATCAAAAGACTATTTCTGGATAACCGACACAACTCCGCGCATGGTCATGCACCCTTTCCGGCCGGAGTTGAACGGTCAGGACCTGTCGAATTTCAAGGATCAGCAAGGCAAGTCACTGTTTTTGGAATTCATACGGGCCATCCGGCAAAACGACAACACGTTCATGGAGCACTACTGGCAGTTGAAGGAGCAGGGGCCCTCCGTCAAAAGGATTTCCCTTGTCAGGGAATTCGCTCCCTGGGGCTGGATAATCGGCACAGGACTATTCGTTGAAGACGTCAACCAGGAAATTGCCGTCTACCAAAACCGCATTTACACAATATTCCTGGCCATCCTGCTCATCTTCACCCTGCTCTCCTTTTACGTCATCAGGCAGACCGCGCTGACCGAAAAGAAAAAGGCCCTCATACAGAGCCAACGCGAACGGCTCGTGCACGTGTTGCAGGAAAGCGAAGAACGCTACAGGACCATCGCGGATTTCGGCTACGACTGGGAAGCCTGGATCGGCACGGACAACAGCATCCAGTACTGCTCCCCAGCTTGTCAGCGCATCACGGGCTATCCGCCGGAGCGCTACTTCGAAGACCCGAACCTGATCCGTGACATCATCATAACCGACGACCTGGACGCCTGGGACGCATACCGGATCGAGGCCAGTTCCGACCGAGGCGATTCCCTGGATTTCCGCATCATCACGGCCGACGGGAAAACCCGCTGGCTGGGGGCGGTTGGACGATCGGTTTCCGGCATCGGCGGCAAGCCGCTGGGAATGCGTTTGAGCTTCAGGGACATCACCGACCGCAAAACCATGGAAGAACAGCTCAGGCACCAGGCCCTGCACGATCCCCTTACCAATCTGGCAAACCGCACCCTGTGCCTGGACCGCTTGCACCAGGCCATGCGCCGGGCCAAACGGCGTGAAAACTACTATTTTGCCGTCGTCTTTCTTGATCTCGACCGATTCAAGATCATCAACGACTCCCTCGGCCACCGCTTCGGGGACATGGTCCTGACCGAAACCGCTGTCCGCTTGACCGAGGAAATGCGCGGTCTGGACACGGTATCCCGATTCGGCGGAGACGAATTCGTCCTGCTCCTGGACGAACTGTCCAGCCCCGGAGAAGCCATCCGCATCATCAAGCGCATCCGCCAAAAACTCTCCGAACCATTCCGGTTCAGCGGCAACGAAGTGCAGACCACGGCCAGCTTCGGCATCGTTCTCAGCCCGGTCGCGGACGCCAAACCCGCCGACGTGCTCCAGCACGCCAACATCGCCATGCACCGGGCAAAGGATTCCGGGCGCAACCGATTCAAGGTATTCACCGACAGGATGCTTGAAACCGCCGTGGACCAGCTCACCCTGGAAAACGACATGCGCCGCGGCCTGAACAACGGAGAGTTCCGAGTGGTCTATCAGCCCATCATAGATCTCAAAAGCCCGAACTCCGGCGAACCGGACGTCATCGGCTTCGAGGCCCTGGCCCGTTGGGACCACCCCGACAGAGGCCCCATCACCCCTACGGAATTCATCCCCATGGCCGAAGAATCCGGGCTCATCGTCCAACTCGGCGAATGGGTGCTGAGAGAAGCTCTGAAAACCTTGTCCCTATGGCGGGAAGACACCGCCGGTTCGCAGGATATCTTCATGTCCATCAACCTTTCGAGCAAGCAATTCGCCCGCATGGAACTGGACAAAAAGGTCGTGGACATCCTGAAGGAACTCAACCTGCCTGCAAGTTGCCTGAAGCTGGAAATCACGGAATCCTCCATAATGGACAACCCCGAATCCTCCATCCGCACCCTGAACAAACTGCGCCAGGCAGGGGTGCACTTCTCCATCGACGACTTCGGCACAGGATACTCGTCCCTGTCCCAACTCCAGCAGTTGCCGGTGGACACCCTCAAGGTCGACCGCACCTTCATCGCGCGCATGAAAACCGACCCCGAGAACATGGAAATAGTCAAGGCGGTCATCGCCCTGGCGCATTCGCTGGATCTCAACGTCATCGCCGAAGGCGTCGAGGAGCCGGAGCAACTCCGCTCCCTGCTCGATCTGAACTGCAACTGCGTCCAAGGCTTTTACTTCCATAAACCCATGTCCATGGACATGGCCCGAAAACTCCTGCAAGCACGCGCCTCGACAACCGCAGACGACAACCGCGAAAAACTGAGCAAGGCCCAACGCAAGCGCCCCTCGGAAGACCCGGCGACCTGACCCGCCCCGAGCGCCCAAACACCCGACGGCAGCGCTCCTCCCTCCTGCTTTCCCCATAAATGAAGCAAGGTTGACGAGGCGCGTCCCAAGCAGCTCTTCGCAGATGAATATGGAACCCACATAGAGAATGGAGCGCCTTTGGGCAAAACACCCCGAACAGCCGCTCTCATACAAAGCCCCCCCCCTCATAAAACGGAGTGCCTTTAGGGCGGCAAGCTCCAAACAACAGATCAGGCGAACACTGGGTCCTCGGGGAAATGGAGTGCCTTTGGGGCGAAACGCCCCAAACAACGGCTCTCCTCCCCGACGCCGTGAGGCTTGGAAGAGTGGGTCAGATGTGCATTTTACGCGGGGGCGGCAGACCGCAGCGTAGTCCCTCTACGTGAGGATCTGACGGCCCCGCGGAAAATGTGCAGATGGCCCGCTATCCCAAGCCGGGGCTACCCCTTCGGACCATAAGTCCGCACAAACCACTGCACTTGCCTGCAAATGCCCATGAGCAGATTGAACTCGTTGCGCCGCAGGTCGATCTTGGAGAAGAACCGGCGCACAGGAAGCATCCAGTAGTCCGGGTTGTCGTCTTTGAGGAAATCGATGGCCAGCAGGCTCTCCTGGAGATTGCCGAACAGGGCTTCCTGTTCCTGCACCGTGGTGGGCCGTTCCTCAGGCGGACCGCCCGGAACGAAAGGCTCGGAAAACGACCGCTTGAAGCACTCGTACAAGACCACTACAACGGCCTGGGCCAGGTTTAGAGAGGTTCCTTCCAAACTGGTGGGGATGGTCATCAGGCCGGAACAGATCGAGGTTTCCTCATTGGTCAACCCCTTGTCTTCCGGACCGAATACAATGGCAACCCTGCCGCCGCCGCGAAGACGCTTGTCCACGACTCCGGCCAGCTCCTCGGGCACCATGAGACCTTTGCGCCACCCTCCGGTGCGGGCCGTGGTGCCGAACACCGCAGTGCAACCCTCCACGGCCTCGGCAAGGGTGTTCACAATGCGGGCGGACTCCAGGATATGACGGGCATGGGCCGTGGCCAGGGGCAGGGCCTTGTCCAGATTGAAATTGTAAGGATCGACCACAACCAGGTCGGACACACCCATATTCAGGCAGGCCCGGGCCACGGACCCGATGTTTTCAGGGTATTTCGGTCGGAAAAGAACCACTACGAGATCGTCGAGCATCATGCGCCTCCTGATGAATGACGTCCGGCATGTACCACACCCTCCACGGAAGTCAAAATGACGTGACCCGTACATCCCTGAAAGGCGCGGTACTGACTGATGGGTCAAAAAACCCAATGATATTAATTTTGTAATAAAATCAACATGTGAGGATGCGATCAGACGAGAAAAGACATTGAAAAAATTGTCATCTTGTGCAACAACTGGTTACCGGTAGGAATCTTCTGCCGGGGTGTATTTTACCACGTTATAGATCGATGGTAAAAATAGTTGCGGTCCTTACTAACTTCTGTGGTCCTTTAGGAGGAAACATGAAACGGATTCTGATTCTGGCCTTGGCACTTGCCGTTGTTCTCGGCATGTCTTTCAGCGCCCAGGCGAAAAAACGCTATGTCTTCGGCGGCGGTCCTGCCGGCGGTACCTTCCAGGTTGTTGCCAATGCCATTCAGGTCTTCGGCCCCATCAAGGATAATGCAAATTTCTCCATCAAAGCGCAGTCTTCCGGCGGCTCTACCGAAAACCTTCGCACCGTCAATGCGGGCCGCAGCCAGTTCGGCACCG is a window encoding:
- a CDS encoding GGDEF domain-containing protein, producing MSTESPPSRNLKTRYKAFYILSVLCLAALFCINFGVIYTLVLTPPEDPAKLMRLVYLCMVAGFFILATQALLILKHVIATLDRDAATADEVCGKLEQLTVIDTLTKAYNRGKFEEVTARELGNVRRYAHDLSGIIFDVDDFKAINETHGYCTGDRLLANLAHFIDSKLRNNDYMFRWRGGKFIILAPHTELDQAALVAEKLRELVAHKIFGGKIKMSISLGVVQATRDDTTDTLMHRLQTALAGAKNSGKNRVVVDKESLP
- a CDS encoding EAL domain-containing protein; this encodes MSQIKSTNYLRYAPVRVLLPSLTMLLLFAGSIFLYLMPSLEKAFMDAKKETVREVANSVISSLEHLNGLAEQGEITREYAQDFGIKIVQNLRFGPESKDYFWITDTTPRMVMHPFRPELNGQDLSNFKDQQGKSLFLEFIRAIRQNDNTFMEHYWQLKEQGPSVKRISLVREFAPWGWIIGTGLFVEDVNQEIAVYQNRIYTIFLAILLIFTLLSFYVIRQTALTEKKKALIQSQRERLVHVLQESEERYRTIADFGYDWEAWIGTDNSIQYCSPACQRITGYPPERYFEDPNLIRDIIITDDLDAWDAYRIEASSDRGDSLDFRIITADGKTRWLGAVGRSVSGIGGKPLGMRLSFRDITDRKTMEEQLRHQALHDPLTNLANRTLCLDRLHQAMRRAKRRENYYFAVVFLDLDRFKIINDSLGHRFGDMVLTETAVRLTEEMRGLDTVSRFGGDEFVLLLDELSSPGEAIRIIKRIRQKLSEPFRFSGNEVQTTASFGIVLSPVADAKPADVLQHANIAMHRAKDSGRNRFKVFTDRMLETAVDQLTLENDMRRGLNNGEFRVVYQPIIDLKSPNSGEPDVIGFEALARWDHPDRGPITPTEFIPMAEESGLIVQLGEWVLREALKTLSLWREDTAGSQDIFMSINLSSKQFARMELDKKVVDILKELNLPASCLKLEITESSIMDNPESSIRTLNKLRQAGVHFSIDDFGTGYSSLSQLQQLPVDTLKVDRTFIARMKTDPENMEIVKAVIALAHSLDLNVIAEGVEEPEQLRSLLDLNCNCVQGFYFHKPMSMDMARKLLQARASTTADDNREKLSKAQRKRPSEDPAT
- a CDS encoding RNA methyltransferase; translated protein: MLDDLVVVLFRPKYPENIGSVARACLNMGVSDLVVVDPYNFNLDKALPLATAHARHILESARIVNTLAEAVEGCTAVFGTTARTGGWRKGLMVPEELAGVVDKRLRGGGRVAIVFGPEDKGLTNEETSICSGLMTIPTSLEGTSLNLAQAVVVVLYECFKRSFSEPFVPGGPPEERPTTVQEQEALFGNLQESLLAIDFLKDDNPDYWMLPVRRFFSKIDLRRNEFNLLMGICRQVQWFVRTYGPKG